The following proteins are co-located in the Cloacibacillus sp. genome:
- a CDS encoding Wzz/FepE/Etk N-terminal domain-containing protein, translating into MDEKQFQPPYYYNEEDDGISMLDILIILAERKKMIIAVTLIFLLGGLAYGFFFTKAKYMGEVQVMPVSSAIVNKGTYNVYVSGNIISGIATSNAALDAVIDKFGLLKRDDKNVTRKQARAKLKKDVKVKYDDKTGVISITADADSPQQAADMANYVYDITEKSLKELAMVAVVDNNTALLGEELSKIKAQGGFAGLDTKTDDGMARIVELYSTLTQYDDSKQLKNKTPVVLQLIAPASVPDEKEAQGRGKIAVLSAILGLFVGITLAFVCNFWQTAEDDPETKEKKAHLRALLGRKSA; encoded by the coding sequence ATGGACGAAAAACAATTCCAGCCGCCTTACTATTACAATGAGGAAGATGACGGCATCTCAATGCTCGACATCCTGATAATCTTGGCTGAGCGCAAGAAGATGATCATCGCTGTAACGCTTATTTTCCTGCTTGGCGGCCTCGCCTACGGCTTTTTCTTCACAAAGGCCAAATATATGGGAGAAGTTCAGGTGATGCCCGTCTCTTCCGCCATTGTCAATAAAGGTACCTACAATGTTTACGTATCGGGGAACATAATAAGCGGAATAGCCACCAGCAACGCGGCATTGGACGCCGTCATAGACAAGTTCGGGCTGCTGAAGCGCGACGACAAAAACGTCACCAGAAAACAGGCGCGCGCAAAGCTTAAAAAAGACGTCAAGGTCAAGTACGACGATAAAACCGGCGTAATATCTATCACCGCCGACGCGGACTCCCCGCAGCAGGCAGCCGACATGGCAAACTATGTTTATGACATAACAGAGAAGTCCCTCAAGGAGCTTGCGATGGTTGCCGTTGTTGACAATAATACGGCCTTGCTTGGAGAAGAACTTAGCAAAATAAAAGCCCAGGGGGGCTTTGCAGGGCTGGACACTAAAACTGACGATGGAATGGCGAGGATAGTCGAACTCTATTCGACGCTCACTCAGTACGACGACAGCAAACAGCTCAAAAACAAAACGCCGGTAGTTCTTCAGCTCATAGCGCCAGCCTCCGTTCCCGATGAAAAAGAGGCTCAGGGCAGAGGCAAGATAGCCGTTCTTTCTGCCATACTTGGGCTCTTTGTCGGCATAACGCTCGCCTTTGTCTGCAATTTCTGGCAGACCGCTGAAGACGACCCTGAAACAAAAGAGAAAAAGGCCCACCTCCGCGCGCTGCTGGGACGCAAGAGCGCTTAG